Genomic window (Lycium barbarum isolate Lr01 chromosome 2, ASM1917538v2, whole genome shotgun sequence):
TCCATGAGGTCTTGGACTGTTTGAGCATCCTTTTCAGTTTCTTCAGCCAAATGTTCAATGGACTCTACTATGCCTCTAAGCTTTCCTTGCGGCAACTTTGCAGCAAATTCCTCAGCTGCCTTGTCCACGTCATCCGCCACTTTTTCCACCGCTTCCGCCACCTTCTCCACCGTCTCCGCTGCCACTGCAACTTGCTCTATGGAAGTtgatccccaaaaaaaaaattaaaaaaagaaagaaagaaattaaagTGTACAAAATTAAGGGGAAGAAATGTATATCCTTACTTGTTACTGTTAATAATCTTGCTGTTATCAAAGGTACTGTTACACCAAATCCCACAGCCCAACTAACCCTGCCAATATCAAATTTCTATGTCAAACTTTGTGACAAATTAATGGTACATACATGAAAGAATAGTCAAAATTTACGTGCATTAAAATTCCTTACCAAGAGTTTTCACCAGTTGGCAAAAAGGGAATAACACCTGAAAGCAGATCTCCTGTTTCAGCAGTTGCATGTAAAACTAAATCTCTACAtggccaaaaaaaataaaaatagaaaggaCTTAGAATCCGCAAGAAAATGATCACCCATAGAAAAATTTGTTACGGAAAAAAAGTTTACTCCCTCAGTGACTGAGCCGAGAATTTGGCGAAGGTTGTGCAAATTTTCTTCTCACTTGTGCTGAGAATGTGCAAAATTGAATATATACTCATAACTACCAACATTTAACCTTTTTAGATAGCGTAATTTTCCAGCGAAGGGTGTGCACCTGACCATCCATCGCCTAAGCCCCGCccatgtactccctccgtcccaactcccaatttatgtgatgataaataatgaaagaacgatttttgaaacttgtgatctaaaataaatcatagatatttatgtgactataaatcatcttaCTGAGCGTAAATAAGAGGTTTAAGATAAAATTGTTCTAAGTATCAAAAGAGTATGATCTTTTTTGTACAAAATAAAACGGATTGAATATCACAAAAATTGGGACAGAAAGAGCAAGATAAATTTCTATGAAGGAAATATGACCTTGGCTTTTGGTTACTTTTCCGTAGTACTACACCAGATCCATGGGAGCTGGTTGTAAGATTATCTGGGAATGAACATCCGCTATTGTTGTTTTTAACAATGGCTAAAGGATTGAAGATCTGAGTTTGAGATCTGCTGCTGCATGGATATTGAAGATTAGTTGACACATAACAAGCTGGCATCATAAGTGAGATCGACATAGTTTTTGTAACAAA
Coding sequences:
- the LOC132627576 gene encoding uncharacterized protein LOC132627576, whose amino-acid sequence is MSISLMMPACYVSTNLQYPCSSRSQTQIFNPLAIVKNNNSGCSFPDNLTTSSHGSGVVLRKSNQKPRDLVLHATAETGDLLSGVIPFLPTGENSWVSWAVGFGVTVPLITARLLTVTKQVAVAAETVEKVAEAVEKVADDVDKAAEEFAAKLPQGKLRGIVESIEHLAEETEKDAQTVQDLMDKVEEVDEKLEAFISNQLTTVKVPNSSNDGKKKQ